TTTTATCAACACCAACAGCACTTTGATTTAATCCCATTGCCCAAAGCGAAATAAATCCTTTGGCTTTGCCAATAATATCTGCGGCAAGTTTAATATCATTTACCGAAATTCCGCAAAGTTTAGAAGCTTTTTCTAATGAAGTTCCTAGAACTAAGTTTTTGTATTCTTTGAAATTTTCGGCATTATTCTTAACAAAATCATGATCTACGTAGCCTTTTTCGATAATGCGTTTTGCGATTGCATGATATAAAATAATATCAGATCCAGGAATAATTTGCAGATGTAAATCGGCGAAAGCTGCCGTATCTGTTCGTCTTGGATCTATTACAATAATTTTTATTTTCGGATTTTTCTCTTTGTGTTTTTCAATTCTTCTAAATAAAATAGGATGACACCAGGCAGGATTTGCTCCCGTAATCAGGAACGTATCTGCCAATTCGATATCGTCATAGGCAATAGGAACAGAATCTTCTCCAAAAGTTTTTTTGTAACCTACAACTGCTGAACTCATACAAAGTCTGGAGTTGGTATCGATGTTATTGGTTTTCAAAAAACCTTTTACAAGTTTATTTACCAAATAATATTCTTCTGTTAAACATTGGCCGGAAATATAAAAACCAACACTATCCGGACCGTATTTTTTTATGATGGAAGTAAAAACTGCTGCTGCGCGATCAAGAGCAGTATCCCAACTCACACGTTCGAGCGGATAAGATTTACTGCCGCGCATTTCAGGATATAAAATCCTGTCTGAAGTATCATTGACAACATAATGCAAATTCATTCCCTTAGAACATAACATTCCTTTATTAACAGGATGATCTTTGTCACCTTCCACCATTACGCCATTTTTAGCATCATTGGTTACGATAATTCCGCAGCCAACGCCACAGTAGGAACAAGTAGTTTTAATTTTGGTATTTTGCATTACAGTTCTTTTTTAGATACTATTTCTTGAATCTGCAGGGATTTAGATAAATCACTTATACAAAAATAAGTATTTTTACGTATAAATACGTATTTTTAGAAATTATTTTTCTATTTTTGATGAAAATAAATGAGGAACAACAAATTATTTTTTAAATCGATTAAAATTTAGGACTCATGAAAGACGAGCAAGCCATTTGTTATTCCTGCGCCAATGAAAACTGTTTTATTAAAAAACATCTGCATCTGGAACAAATGAAACAATATGTTCAGAAGAAACATAGTTTTGTTTGCAAAAAATCGCAGCAGTTTATCATCGAAGGAGCCCCAATTCAAGGACTTTATTTTATTTGTAAAGGAAAAGTAAAAACAGTTAAAACCGGAATTAACGGCAGAGAACAAATTGTTCGTCTTACTAAAAATGGAGACACAATTGGTTTTCGTGGTTTCGGAACCAGCAAACGATATCTGATTGGTGCTTACGCTTTAGAAGATACAGTTTTGTGTAATTTCAGCAATGAAACCATGATGGAAATTCTTCAAAATGTTCCTGAATTTACTTATGCTTTAATGTTGTTTTATGCCGATGAACTCAATAAAAGCGAAAACAATATCCGTAAAATTGCTCATATGAATGTACGTGAGCGCGTAATCGATTTACTATTGTACATTCACCGAAAATTTGGGCAAATAAACGGTTTAATTGAAATAGAGCTTTCAAGAAAAGAAATAGCGGACTTCGCCGGAACTACTGAAGAACAGGTTATTCGCGTTCTTTCAAGTCTTAAAAAAGAAGCACTTATCAAAACAGTCGGCAAAAGAATTGGTATTCTTACTATTTCTAAACTTCAGTTAGAAATAATGGAACATAAGTATTTTTAGGGGTTTAAGTTTGTTTCAAGGTTCATGTTTCAGGTTTCAAGTTTCAGGTTCGCTAAATAACCATAGCAATCACATTCTACATTCATCTTTCATCTTGCTTCTTGCTTCTTGCTTCTTTTTCACCATTCCAACAATTATCTCATTATCTAATCCTCTCATTATCGAATTAAGTTTAATTACGTAATTCCATAAACTTCTTATTTTACTGGGACTGGCACCAACATCATGCGAAAACGCAGAAAACAAATTGACTTTCAAACGCTTTTTTGGGGTTTAAAAAAATGTTTTGATATGGTATAAGTATTGTACTTAAGTATTAATACGTATATAAATTTGCTTCATACAAATCAAAAACATATTATCATGAACAAATTAACCAATCCTATATTAAAAACACACAACACTAATTTTTTATCAAAACTTTCGAAATCTATTCTATTAGGTTTTGTATTTACGTTGTTGGGAAGCTATGAAGCAAAAGCACAATTTACCGCAACAGGTCAGTTAAGAGACCGTGTTGAAGTACGCGCCGGGCAAGGAACTTTGCAGCAAGAAGGCGATAAAGCTGCTTTATTTACAAGTCAGAGAACAAGATTAAATGTTGGATATTCCGGATATAGATTTAAAATTTTTACCGCTTTGCAAGATGTTCGTGTTTGGGGACAAGATGCTTCCTCTATCAACAGAACAACGACAGAAGCAAATAACGGAATTTTATTGCACGAAGCCTGGGCAGAGATTTTTTTGAATGATACGGTAAGTACAATTCAGAATTTGTCTATAAAAGCAGGACGTCAGGAAATTGCTTATGACGATCAAAAAGTCTTGGGAAGTTTAGATTGGCTGCAACAAGGAAGACGTCATGACGCGATCATCTTTAAATTTGCCAATAAAGGCTGGATTACAGATGTTGGAGTTGCTTTTAATCAGAATAAAGAAAATAATACAGGAACAATTTACAATGGTACAAATCCAGCTTATGGTGCAGGAACCAACGGAATTGGCACAATGTACAAGTCGTTTCAATATGCTTATGTGGGGAGAAAATTCTTCTTTGGTGACTTGTCCTTTTTATTTTTCAAAGATGATTTCAACAAATACACTTTAACGACTGTCGGAACTCCTCCAGTTGCTACAAAAGTATACGGAACAGGAGTTTGGAGCCGAAATACAACAGGAATTTACTTTAATACCAATGTAACCCGAAAATTAAATTTAACGGGAAGTTACTATTATCAAGGCGGAAAAAATAAAGACGGACGATCACTAAACGCTAATTTGTTTTCGATTACGTCAACATTACAAGTAGGAAGAAAATTGTTTATTGGTCCCGGAGTTGACTTTTTATCTGGAGATGACGGAACAAAAACAGTTACGGCCGATTCAAAAGACAATCGCTTTGATCCTCTTTACGGAACGCCTCATAAATTCTGGGGAAGCATGGATTATTTTTATGCTGCAAGCGGTTTTGGAAAACAAGGTTTGCTGAATTACTTCTTCAAAATAAAATATAACGCCAAAGACAATCTAAGTTTAGCATTGGATATTCACGGTTTTGAATCGGCAAATACTTTATCTAATGGTGCTGGTGGAAAACTAAATTCTTATTTAGGAACCGAACTTGATTTGCTTGTAAAATACAACCTAACCAAAATCATCAATATCGAAGCAGGTTATTCTTTTATGAAAGCCACAAATTCTATGGCTTCTGCAGCGGTTAAAAATGTTGCTAACGCTGATTTAAGTCCACAGTTTGCTTATGTAATGCTAAATATCAAACCCAATTTTT
This window of the uncultured Flavobacterium sp. genome carries:
- a CDS encoding Crp/Fnr family transcriptional regulator; the encoded protein is MKDEQAICYSCANENCFIKKHLHLEQMKQYVQKKHSFVCKKSQQFIIEGAPIQGLYFICKGKVKTVKTGINGREQIVRLTKNGDTIGFRGFGTSKRYLIGAYALEDTVLCNFSNETMMEILQNVPEFTYALMLFYADELNKSENNIRKIAHMNVRERVIDLLLYIHRKFGQINGLIEIELSRKEIADFAGTTEEQVIRVLSSLKKEALIKTVGKRIGILTISKLQLEIMEHKYF
- a CDS encoding alginate export family protein; the protein is MNKLTNPILKTHNTNFLSKLSKSILLGFVFTLLGSYEAKAQFTATGQLRDRVEVRAGQGTLQQEGDKAALFTSQRTRLNVGYSGYRFKIFTALQDVRVWGQDASSINRTTTEANNGILLHEAWAEIFLNDTVSTIQNLSIKAGRQEIAYDDQKVLGSLDWLQQGRRHDAIIFKFANKGWITDVGVAFNQNKENNTGTIYNGTNPAYGAGTNGIGTMYKSFQYAYVGRKFFFGDLSFLFFKDDFNKYTLTTVGTPPVATKVYGTGVWSRNTTGIYFNTNVTRKLNLTGSYYYQGGKNKDGRSLNANLFSITSTLQVGRKLFIGPGVDFLSGDDGTKTVTADSKDNRFDPLYGTPHKFWGSMDYFYAASGFGKQGLLNYFFKIKYNAKDNLSLALDIHGFESANTLSNGAGGKLNSYLGTELDLLVKYNLTKIINIEAGYSFMKATNSMASAAVKNVANADLSPQFAYVMLNIKPNFLAKK